One genomic window of Campylobacter fetus subsp. fetus includes the following:
- a CDS encoding cell surface protein: MISKSEVSELFIVLFGRPTEGEGNTYWVNESSANGWGMIETSNAILNLDITKSFLGETLNNNESFVKHLFKNAVNLTEFVSDEQKAGLKYWVDLLDNGTVSKADLVGHFVNAAKDPSNAGANQDLFNNKVIVSNYVADTIAKLPLDGLTPDQQNALIQKTVDIINNVTSNSSSVESAKGEVDGLKESIDEAGLNKIALTTENDTITGTEGGDLISGVVGTAAESTLNPGDKIDGGAGNDVLKVDLKNNFKGLKDDGYIKNIEKLSLTNSSVSNRTFDAKGIDGLQTVALSGEKGISVTNLANIVDVELTNLKADKFNVDSIYADKVLDGSADVQNLKVNGVGAKGASVAITADKIETLNLNTTGSQSFVSADVASISVKGNANLSLATGAKTTTLDASSFGGALDADLSTSASVTSIKGGNGNDKITIGTDVANVNVDGGAGNDELVIKGSGTLKPTVANVEKVTLDATGDLTLAMNNAKDVSELNIKGDTGGVIVLNSNISSLNFLSTAEGTNAVTIDSENLATINYKAGTDAKAAAEASGKVNASEATNLTINLEANTKTTNTNAEVIAEKATSITLNVAEVKEAQAISIAAPEAVSLSINNKSAAGLQTNLDGTDNIVENLTISTDGAFKFVANNHFEKANVVTLSGDNAKSAMTLGNIGSNGAEHDIQITASGLKSGLTVGSVLAVARYIKENNVNVDVSGVTGRVALGNMSGSNVSVNANSSASLKLGNIDVIRTATVNAGAIDGAVDIGDVYAKTANIDLSKTLGNVYVNNITADTISYNGSTLKSNGHHGELNLASAKGKAFTAVVNGSLTNDHIIVKASDATESIKVSGNLDIGNDMATIRSGKKTNSINISELKATNLFETIYLDNTTESNVAVKLGNFISNVVWKLDSSLTTAKLSGDMGTGSQNTVIIDTSKAKYLTAIDISELAGEFNSIIMMAGANTEITEVKGSEKGNDILYFNVINSGADFIKLTDIDHNIDKIAIGGTHSVTVAYAAIADKTVDMTNTDLLMLPHIEQSEIVPHNNTLSIIAGDTYSSINLSHIYGQTTDQVITTLNTATKTVTLGNQVLVDGTGNKVTDIIKADAGKGMVTINGFDKTADKINFTTAVTDKGGLTTATVVTGVKSSDDTNDVHIKVAAGATGVVSFFKGKSGAEADSNFVATDANILNIAKALNSAQDITTKDATKTAPNGVYIVNVATDGYREAYSYIINIGATNADTDDTIIKIAGVADIAIAQVTQTGRALSEQA, from the coding sequence ATGATTTCAAAATCAGAAGTTTCAGAGCTATTTATAGTTCTTTTTGGAAGACCTACAGAGGGTGAAGGTAATACTTATTGGGTAAATGAGAGTAGTGCTAATGGATGGGGTATGATTGAGACATCTAATGCTATACTTAATTTAGATATTACTAAGAGTTTTCTTGGCGAGACTTTAAATAATAATGAGTCGTTTGTAAAGCATTTATTTAAGAATGCTGTTAATTTAACTGAGTTTGTTAGTGATGAGCAAAAAGCTGGTCTTAAGTATTGGGTTGATCTTTTAGATAATGGTACAGTAAGTAAGGCTGATTTAGTAGGACACTTCGTGAATGCTGCTAAAGATCCTAGTAATGCTGGGGCTAATCAAGATCTATTTAATAATAAGGTAATTGTTAGTAATTATGTTGCTGATACTATAGCTAAACTTCCACTTGATGGTCTTACTCCTGATCAACAAAATGCTTTAATACAAAAGACTGTTGATATAATTAATAATGTTACTAGTAATAGTAGTAGTGTTGAGAGTGCTAAGGGTGAGGTTGATGGGTTAAAAGAGAGTATAGATGAGGCTGGTTTAAATAAGATAGCTCTTACTACTGAGAATGATACTATTACTGGTACTGAGGGTGGAGATCTTATTAGTGGGGTGGTAGGTACTGCTGCTGAGAGTACTTTAAATCCTGGGGATAAGATAGATGGTGGTGCTGGTAATGATGTGCTTAAGGTAGATTTGAAGAATAACTTCAAAGGCCTAAAAGATGACGGCTACATCAAAAATATAGAAAAACTATCTTTAACTAATAGTAGTGTTTCAAACAGAACATTCGACGCTAAAGGTATAGATGGATTGCAAACAGTTGCGTTAAGTGGCGAAAAAGGAATTAGCGTTACTAATCTTGCTAATATAGTAGATGTTGAGCTTACTAACCTAAAAGCTGATAAATTCAATGTAGATTCTATATATGCGGATAAAGTGCTTGATGGTTCAGCTGATGTGCAAAATTTAAAAGTAAATGGTGTTGGTGCTAAAGGTGCTAGCGTAGCAATAACTGCCGATAAGATAGAAACTCTAAATTTAAATACTACAGGAAGCCAAAGCTTTGTAAGTGCTGATGTGGCAAGTATATCTGTAAAAGGAAACGCAAATCTATCTTTAGCAACAGGAGCAAAAACTACTACTTTAGATGCTTCTAGCTTCGGTGGAGCTTTGGATGCAGATTTAAGCACATCAGCTAGTGTTACTAGTATTAAAGGTGGAAATGGTAATGATAAGATAACTATAGGAACAGATGTAGCTAATGTTAATGTAGATGGCGGAGCGGGGAATGATGAGTTGGTTATCAAAGGCTCTGGCACTTTAAAACCTACAGTAGCAAACGTAGAAAAAGTTACGTTAGACGCAACTGGAGATCTAACTCTAGCTATGAACAACGCAAAAGACGTAAGCGAGCTAAATATCAAAGGAGATACGGGTGGAGTAATTGTATTAAATAGTAACATATCTTCACTTAACTTCTTATCAACTGCTGAAGGTACAAATGCAGTAACTATAGATAGCGAAAACTTAGCTACTATAAATTATAAAGCAGGTACCGATGCAAAAGCTGCAGCTGAAGCAAGCGGTAAAGTAAATGCTAGCGAAGCTACAAATCTTACTATAAATTTAGAAGCCAACACAAAAACAACAAATACGAATGCAGAAGTTATCGCAGAAAAAGCCACAAGTATAACATTAAACGTGGCTGAAGTAAAAGAGGCTCAAGCCATAAGCATAGCTGCTCCAGAAGCTGTCTCATTAAGCATAAATAACAAATCAGCGGCCGGGCTTCAAACAAATTTAGACGGAACAGATAATATAGTAGAAAATCTTACTATATCTACTGATGGAGCATTCAAATTTGTAGCAAATAATCATTTTGAAAAAGCAAACGTAGTAACTTTAAGCGGAGACAATGCCAAATCGGCCATGACTCTAGGCAACATAGGAAGCAATGGAGCTGAACATGATATTCAAATCACAGCTAGCGGACTAAAAAGCGGATTGACTGTAGGAAGCGTATTAGCTGTTGCACGCTATATTAAAGAAAACAATGTAAACGTAGATGTTAGTGGAGTTACGGGAAGGGTTGCTTTAGGAAATATGTCAGGAAGTAACGTATCTGTAAATGCAAACTCTAGCGCTTCACTAAAATTAGGAAATATCGATGTCATAAGGACCGCGACCGTGAATGCAGGTGCCATCGATGGAGCAGTAGATATAGGAGATGTTTATGCAAAAACCGCAAACATAGATCTATCAAAAACACTTGGCAACGTATATGTAAATAATATAACAGCAGACACAATCAGCTATAATGGTTCAACACTAAAATCAAACGGACATCATGGCGAACTAAATCTTGCTTCTGCTAAGGGCAAAGCATTCACAGCTGTAGTAAACGGCAGTTTAACTAATGATCACATAATAGTTAAAGCTTCTGATGCTACTGAAAGTATAAAAGTATCGGGAAATCTAGATATAGGCAATGATATGGCAACTATACGCTCAGGCAAAAAAACAAATAGTATAAATATTAGCGAATTAAAAGCTACAAATTTATTTGAAACTATATATTTAGATAACACAACAGAGTCTAACGTAGCCGTAAAACTAGGTAATTTTATTTCTAATGTAGTTTGGAAATTAGATTCATCTTTAACAACTGCTAAACTAAGCGGCGATATGGGTACAGGATCACAAAATACCGTAATAATAGATACCAGTAAAGCTAAATATCTTACAGCTATAGATATCAGTGAGCTTGCGGGGGAATTCAATTCTATAATTATGATGGCGGGTGCCAACACTGAAATTACCGAAGTAAAAGGTAGTGAAAAAGGTAATGATATACTATATTTTAATGTAATTAATTCTGGAGCGGACTTTATTAAGCTTACAGATATAGATCATAATATAGATAAGATAGCCATAGGAGGAACTCACTCAGTTACCGTAGCTTACGCAGCTATAGCAGATAAAACAGTAGATATGACAAATACAGATTTGCTAATGTTACCGCATATAGAGCAGTCGGAGATAGTTCCGCATAATAACACACTCAGTATAATTGCGGGTGATACTTACTCATCTATAAATTTATCTCATATATACGGACAAACTACCGATCAAGTAATAACTACGCTTAACACTGCTACTAAAACCGTTACATTAGGAAACCAAGTACTTGTCGATGGTACGGGCAACAAAGTAACCGATATCATAAAAGCAGATGCCGGCAAAGGTATGGTTACTATAAACGGTTTTGATAAAACAGCTGATAAGATCAATTTTACTACAGCCGTTACCGATAAAGGTGGTTTAACAACAGCTACAGTAGTTACCGGCGTCAAGAGTAGCGATGACACAAACGACGTGCATATAAAAGTTGCCGCTGGCGCAACAGGCGTGGTTTCGTTCTTTAAAGGAAAGTCTGGTGCTGAAGCAGATAGCAATTTCGTTGCTACGGACGCAAATATCTTAAATATAGCAAAAGCTTTAAATAGTGCACAAGATATCACAACAAAAGATGCAACAAAAACAGCGCCTAACGGTGTTTATATAGTAAATGTTGCGACTGATGGTTATAGAGAAGCATATTCTTATATCATTAACATTGGTGCTACTAATGCCGATACCGATGATACTATAATTAAGATAGCAGGCGTCGCTGATATAGCTATAGCTCAGGTGACACAAACAGGAAGAGCACTAAGCGAACAAGCTTAA
- a CDS encoding PDDEXK nuclease domain-containing protein produces MNVEKTYINKAVEHISNLITASQSNAYKAVNQEVIKAYWEIGKYLQIEILDSDKSATLNSLLTEISNNLKTKFGRGFDKSQISRMIKFYNCFSDFSFVATVSQRLGWSHFVEILPMEHVQREFYITMCANEGWSVRTLRERVKSMLFERTAISNKPELTIKNDLELLRNKNQMSENLAFRDPYVLDFLGLSDTYSEKELESAILVELQKFITELGSDFAFIARQKRITIDAQDYYIDLLFYHRKLRSLVAIELKLGKFEAGYKGQMELYLRWLERYEMLKDENPPIGLILCSDKNNEHIELLQLDKSNIKVAKYMTKLPQKELLEAKLKESIKAAKEKLRK; encoded by the coding sequence TTGAACGTAGAAAAAACTTATATAAACAAAGCTGTAGAGCATATATCAAATTTGATAACCGCTAGTCAAAGTAACGCCTATAAAGCCGTAAATCAAGAAGTTATCAAAGCTTACTGGGAGATCGGTAAATACCTCCAAATAGAAATTTTAGATAGTGACAAAAGCGCTACACTCAATTCATTGCTAACTGAAATTTCAAACAATTTAAAAACTAAATTCGGCAGAGGTTTTGACAAATCTCAAATTTCAAGAATGATAAAATTTTATAATTGTTTTAGTGATTTTAGCTTTGTTGCGACAGTGTCGCAACGACTCGGATGGTCTCATTTCGTCGAAATACTTCCAATGGAACATGTGCAAAGAGAGTTTTACATTACCATGTGTGCAAATGAAGGCTGGAGTGTTAGAACACTAAGAGAGCGCGTAAAATCAATGCTTTTTGAGAGAACTGCAATATCAAATAAACCTGAATTAACCATAAAAAATGACCTTGAACTACTAAGAAATAAAAATCAAATGAGCGAAAATTTAGCTTTTAGAGATCCTTATGTGCTTGATTTTTTGGGGCTTAGCGATACATATAGTGAAAAAGAGTTGGAGAGCGCGATACTTGTTGAGCTGCAAAAATTTATAACCGAACTTGGGAGCGACTTTGCATTTATAGCAAGACAAAAACGCATCACAATCGATGCTCAAGACTACTATATCGATCTTTTGTTTTACCATAGAAAACTCAGATCGCTTGTTGCCATAGAGTTGAAATTAGGCAAATTTGAAGCAGGTTATAAAGGACAAATGGAGCTGTATCTAAGGTGGTTGGAACGTTATGAGATGCTAAAAGACGAAAATCCACCGATAGGATTAATACTATGCTCCGATAAAAACAACGAACACATCGAACTTTTACAATTAGATAAATCGAATATAAAAGTAGCGAAATATATGACTAAACTACCGCAAAAAGAGCTTTTGGAAGCTAAGTTAAAAGAGAGTATAAAAGCAGCTAAAGAGAAATTAAGAAAATAA
- a CDS encoding type II toxin-antitoxin system YafQ family toxin, with the protein MAKFELLYTSKFKKSVKKLNKEDIKAVIEILDKLCEDEPLDLKYCDHPLQGALKGFRDCHIRPDLVLIYEKRYDMLILKAIDIGSHAKVF; encoded by the coding sequence TTGGCTAAATTTGAGCTTTTATACACAAGTAAATTTAAAAAATCCGTTAAAAAGCTAAACAAAGAAGATATAAAAGCCGTAATAGAGATCTTAGACAAGTTATGCGAAGATGAACCGTTGGACTTAAAATACTGCGATCACCCTTTACAAGGAGCCTTAAAAGGTTTTCGAGACTGCCATATTAGACCCGATTTGGTTTTAATTTACGAAAAAAGATATGATATGTTGATACTAAAAGCAATAGATATAGGCTCTCACGCAAAAGTTTTTTAA
- a CDS encoding S-layer protein: protein MISKSEVSELFIVLFGRPTEGEGNTYWVNESSANGWGMIETSNAILNLDITKSFLGETLNNNESFVKHLFKNAVNLTEFVSDEQKAGLKYWVDLLDNGTVSKADLVGHFVNAAKDPSNAGANQDLFNNKVIVSNYVADTIAKLPLDGLTPDQQNALIQKTVDIINNVTSNSSSVESAKGEVDALKSELPNPGSTYDLTEGNDNLKGTDLDDTFNGTVYLGTGINKSTLTAFDTVDGAAGNDTINISFGLNSNSNVTDLKTSDLNSALLGVTNVEKLNIISEVKAADGGGLTINGYKSVSLNIVGETKIADTDATKLDIKASGNVTVTKAEAVKDLSINAANSEVSIAANATKALENLTIKNASKLTATNAFDGDTLKSVTLSNVTLGDTNAAAAFDFKGVSTLNFDNVVSAQTADSKIAHITSSAETLNLNLSGKTATVALATNSVTKVANINANADVNAFLITKANGEMNPGHADLQNDSFTTFIVKGNGKELTLNAGDLDLVKDIDTTGFSGNAKVSFGDTDSVDGSQLSVKTGAGNDTLNLEAKKLKAGSLIDGGEGNDTIIMKASALADAATLGMIKNIENVTVSDALSANTDVSASSFVNIGLLADNTGGGNDVVLTINKDQIVDIQTAKLAENKKVTIKLNDATGADDTVNIVLNAKAIIGADKSVTVGANDAAKALIINKDIETVNITSVTKDSTTDNKLYMKVAEGAEGANKVIITGDAATTLAAGGVAASDLKTIKDLDASALTGKLTFDASVNKLASGATIKGGSGDDSITVGYDTQVVTLGAGDDTVVLKAGNADIAKYSTITDFSKGDKIDISQLKANTKNAATSISKADELASTATFKEQVEAILKSDGSNTAVAKYFQFGGDTYIVVDTANAATSTITADTDGIIKLAGFTGDLTIDGSSIITVA from the coding sequence ATGATTTCAAAATCAGAAGTTTCAGAGCTATTTATAGTTCTTTTTGGAAGACCTACAGAGGGTGAAGGTAATACTTATTGGGTAAATGAGAGTAGTGCTAATGGATGGGGTATGATTGAGACATCTAATGCTATACTTAATTTAGATATTACTAAGAGTTTTCTTGGCGAGACTTTAAATAATAATGAGTCGTTTGTAAAGCATTTATTTAAGAATGCTGTTAATTTAACTGAGTTTGTTAGTGATGAGCAAAAAGCTGGTCTTAAGTATTGGGTTGATCTTTTAGATAATGGTACAGTAAGTAAGGCTGATTTAGTAGGACACTTCGTGAATGCTGCTAAAGATCCTAGTAATGCTGGGGCTAATCAAGATCTATTTAATAATAAGGTAATTGTTAGTAATTATGTTGCTGATACTATAGCTAAACTTCCACTTGATGGTCTTACTCCTGATCAACAAAATGCTTTAATACAAAAGACTGTTGATATAATTAATAATGTTACTAGTAATAGTAGTAGTGTTGAGAGTGCTAAGGGTGAGGTTGATGCTTTGAAGAGTGAGCTACCTAATCCGGGTAGTACTTATGATCTTACAGAGGGTAATGATAATTTAAAGGGTACTGATTTAGACGATACTTTTAATGGGACTGTTTATTTGGGAACAGGTATTAATAAATCGACATTGACCGCGTTTGACACCGTAGACGGCGCAGCGGGCAACGACACTATAAATATATCATTTGGTCTAAATAGCAACTCGAACGTGACCGATCTAAAAACTAGCGATTTAAACTCAGCTCTTCTTGGCGTAACTAATGTTGAGAAATTAAATATTATATCTGAGGTTAAAGCTGCAGACGGCGGCGGTCTTACTATAAACGGATATAAGAGTGTTTCGTTAAATATAGTCGGTGAGACTAAGATAGCAGATACTGACGCTACTAAGCTTGATATAAAAGCTAGCGGTAATGTAACCGTGACTAAAGCCGAGGCCGTGAAAGACCTAAGCATAAATGCAGCAAACAGTGAAGTAAGCATAGCGGCAAACGCAACTAAAGCCTTAGAAAACCTAACTATAAAAAATGCTAGTAAGCTAACGGCTACAAATGCATTCGATGGAGATACTTTAAAGAGCGTAACTTTAAGTAATGTAACTTTAGGCGATACTAACGCTGCTGCCGCATTTGATTTCAAAGGCGTATCTACTTTAAATTTTGATAATGTCGTATCGGCTCAAACTGCAGATAGTAAAATAGCTCACATTACATCTAGTGCTGAGACTTTAAATTTAAACTTAAGCGGAAAAACTGCTACTGTTGCTTTGGCAACTAATAGCGTAACTAAAGTAGCAAATATAAATGCAAACGCAGATGTTAACGCCTTCTTAATTACTAAAGCTAACGGTGAAATGAATCCAGGTCATGCTGATTTACAAAACGATTCATTTACTACGTTTATCGTAAAAGGTAATGGTAAGGAGCTTACTTTAAATGCCGGAGATCTTGATTTGGTAAAAGATATAGATACTACAGGATTTAGCGGAAATGCCAAAGTGAGTTTCGGAGACACTGACTCAGTCGATGGATCACAACTTAGCGTTAAAACAGGCGCAGGAAATGATACTTTAAATTTAGAAGCTAAAAAGCTAAAAGCAGGATCGCTGATAGATGGCGGTGAAGGAAATGATACAATTATCATGAAAGCTAGCGCATTAGCCGATGCTGCTACTTTAGGTATGATTAAAAATATAGAAAACGTGACTGTCAGCGATGCTTTAAGCGCAAATACAGACGTAAGCGCGAGCTCATTTGTGAATATTGGGTTATTGGCTGATAATACAGGTGGTGGAAACGATGTAGTATTGACTATAAATAAAGATCAAATAGTAGATATACAAACTGCTAAACTAGCTGAAAACAAGAAAGTTACAATTAAATTAAATGATGCAACCGGAGCTGATGATACTGTAAATATAGTTCTTAATGCTAAAGCTATTATAGGCGCAGATAAGAGCGTTACCGTAGGTGCAAATGATGCGGCTAAAGCATTGATTATTAATAAAGATATAGAAACAGTTAATATAACTTCGGTGACTAAGGATAGTACTACTGACAACAAGTTATATATGAAAGTAGCAGAAGGAGCAGAAGGAGCTAATAAGGTAATTATTACCGGAGATGCCGCTACAACTCTTGCTGCTGGTGGCGTAGCCGCATCTGATCTTAAAACAATAAAAGATTTAGACGCTAGCGCATTGACAGGTAAGCTTACATTCGATGCAAGTGTAAATAAATTAGCTAGCGGAGCTACGATTAAAGGCGGTAGTGGAGATGATAGTATAACAGTAGGATATGATACTCAAGTTGTAACTTTAGGCGCAGGCGATGATACAGTCGTTCTTAAAGCCGGCAATGCGGATATAGCTAAATATTCTACCATAACTGACTTTAGCAAAGGTGACAAAATAGATATATCTCAGCTTAAAGCTAATACAAAAAATGCTGCAACAAGTATATCTAAAGCTGACGAATTAGCCTCTACAGCTACATTTAAAGAGCAAGTTGAAGCTATATTAAAATCTGATGGCTCAAACACAGCAGTAGCCAAATACTTCCAATTCGGAGGCGATACATATATAGTAGTGGACACTGCAAATGCTGCAACAAGTACTATCACAGCGGATACTGATGGCATAATTAAGCTTGCTGGATTTACAGGAGATTTAACCATAGACGGTAGCAGTATAATTACAGTAGCCTAG